The stretch of DNA CATGTCGACATCAGTTCCCGAAGCAGGCGAGGAGTACACGTACGAACGGACGTTCTCGGTCGCGGAGGTTCGCGAGTTCGGCGAACTCTCCGGCGATCAGCAAGCGATTCACACGGAGCCCAACGAGGACGGCGAACTGGTAGTTCAGGGCCTTCTCACCGCGAGTCTCCCGACGAAGATCGGCGGCGACCTCAGCTATCTGGCGCGGCGGATGGAACTCGAGTTCGTCCGGCCGGTGTACACCGGCGAGCGGATCACCTGCACCCTGCGAAACGAGTCGGTGAACGAGGGCGACGATCGCTACGTAATCGAGAGCAGCGTCGTCTGTACGAACGACGACAGAAAGATCGTTCTCAAGGGCGAGATAGCAGGACTGATCTGGAAGGAGTGAGCGACCGAATTCAGCCGACGGCGGCGATTAGCTGTACTTCTCCTGTTCCTGCTGGCGGAGTTCGATCCGGCGGATCTTTCCGCTCGAGGTCTTGGGAAGTTCGGAGACGAACTCGATGCGACGCGGGTACTTGTAGGGGGCCGTCTCCTCTTTCATGAAGTCCTGGAGTTCGGCCTTGAGGTCCTCGTCTCCCTCGTAGCCATCGGAGAGGATCACGTAGGTCTTGACGACGCTCCCCCGTTCCTCGTGCGGGCTGTCAACCGCGGCTGCTTCGGCGACGGCGTCGTGACTGATGAGCGCGTCTTCGACCTCGAAGGGGCCGATGCGGTAGCCCGCTGAGATGATGATGTCGTCGGCGCGGCCCTCGAAGAAGAAGTAGCCGTCCTCGTCCCGGGAGGCCAGATCCCCGGTCCGGTAGTACTCCCCGGACAGTTTCTGTTCGTCGAGGTCCGGTTTCTCGTAGTAGCTGTCGAAGATCGCGGGAGAGTCGACGGGCACCGCGATCTCGCCGATCTCGCCGGGTTCGACCTCGTCTTCCGCGTCCATCTCGATGATCGTCGCGCCGACGCCGGGGGTCGGTTTCCCCATGCTTCCGATCTTGACGTCGATTCCCGGATAGTTCGTCACGAGGGCGACCGTCTCGGTCTGCCCGTAGCCGTCGCGCGGAGTCACGCCCCAGGCGTCCTGGATACGCTCGATCGGTTCGCGGTTGAGCGGTTCGCCCGCCGAGAGCGTGTCGTTCAACCTGACGTCGTACGACTCGAGGTCGGCGTTGGCGAACATCCGGTACTGGGTGGGAACGGCACAGAGCTTGGTGACGCCTTCGTCCGCGAGGATCTCGAGGAAGGTGTCGGGTTCGAAGTCGCCGTCGTAGATAAGCTGGGTCGCGCCGGTGGTGAGGCCGACGCCGACCGGGCTCCAGAACCACTTGGCCCAGCCGGTTCCGGTCGTCGCCCAGAGCAGTTCGTCCTCGAGATCGGTGTCCTCGTCGACGCCCCACCAGTAGGGGCCGTTGATCCGGTTGAAGCAGTACTGCCAGCGGTGTTTGTGCAAAACGGGTTTCGGCTGGCCGGTCGTCCCGCTGGTGTAGTTGATAGACATCGGGTCCGAAGCCGAGAGGTCGGGGCCGTCGTACTCGGTCGACCGATCGTCGATGACCGACCGGAACGTCGTCCACCGTTCGTCGTCGAGGTCGGCTTCGTCGCCGTCGAGCACGATTACGCGCTCGAGGGGCGTCTCCTCGAGAACCGGCTCGACCATGTCGATCAGCGACTCGTGGACGACGATCGTCGTGGCGGTACAGTCGTTCGAGCGGAACTCGATATCCTTCGCTCGCAGCATCGCCGAACAGGGGACCAGTAGCGATCCAGTCGCGAGCGCCCCGAGTTGAATCGCGAACACGTCCGGATGCCGAGGTAACAGATGCATCACGCGGTCCCCTTTGCCGACGCCGAGTTCCTCGAGACCGTTCGCGAATCGGTTCATCTCGTCGCGGAGGTCGGCGTAGGTTCGTTCCTCTCGATGACCGTCTTCGTTCAGAAAGTAAAGTGCCACTCGGTCGCCGAACGACGACGCGTGGTCTTCGATGGTCGACGTCACCGTATACGAGTCCGGAATATCCCATTCGAAC from Natronorubrum halophilum encodes:
- a CDS encoding MaoC/PaaZ C-terminal domain-containing protein; its protein translation is MSTSVPEAGEEYTYERTFSVAEVREFGELSGDQQAIHTEPNEDGELVVQGLLTASLPTKIGGDLSYLARRMELEFVRPVYTGERITCTLRNESVNEGDDRYVIESSVVCTNDDRKIVLKGEIAGLIWKE
- a CDS encoding acyl-CoA synthetase, with protein sequence MGVNYDTIVEEFEWDIPDSYTVTSTIEDHASSFGDRVALYFLNEDGHREERTYADLRDEMNRFANGLEELGVGKGDRVMHLLPRHPDVFAIQLGALATGSLLVPCSAMLRAKDIEFRSNDCTATTIVVHESLIDMVEPVLEETPLERVIVLDGDEADLDDERWTTFRSVIDDRSTEYDGPDLSASDPMSINYTSGTTGQPKPVLHKHRWQYCFNRINGPYWWGVDEDTDLEDELLWATTGTGWAKWFWSPVGVGLTTGATQLIYDGDFEPDTFLEILADEGVTKLCAVPTQYRMFANADLESYDVRLNDTLSAGEPLNREPIERIQDAWGVTPRDGYGQTETVALVTNYPGIDVKIGSMGKPTPGVGATIIEMDAEDEVEPGEIGEIAVPVDSPAIFDSYYEKPDLDEQKLSGEYYRTGDLASRDEDGYFFFEGRADDIIISAGYRIGPFEVEDALISHDAVAEAAAVDSPHEERGSVVKTYVILSDGYEGDEDLKAELQDFMKEETAPYKYPRRIEFVSELPKTSSGKIRRIELRQQEQEKYS